One genomic window of Campylobacter curvus includes the following:
- a CDS encoding pilus assembly FimT family protein, protein MKMVTNRAFTMIELVFVIVIVGILASLAIPRLERNGAKEAAEQILSHIRYTQHLALQDDKFSVSEKEWYKGRWRIYFNYTTDSNDWRYVVFYDMRGTKKFSGNPNNGIVNIANDPSKPGGKLIDKFQKQSIPEKARNKNLNLTKRYSIGGKYGVIMSKECSGNTIAFDNIGRPYSALQNSKGPYDKLLKKECIVALKDSTGHQAKIHIEPETGFAYITYN, encoded by the coding sequence ATGAAAATGGTGACGAATAGGGCGTTTACGATGATAGAGCTTGTTTTTGTTATCGTGATAGTTGGCATTTTGGCCTCTTTGGCGATACCTAGACTTGAGCGCAACGGAGCTAAGGAAGCTGCCGAGCAGATACTTTCACATATAAGATATACGCAACATTTGGCTTTACAGGATGATAAATTTAGTGTGAGTGAAAAAGAATGGTATAAGGGGCGCTGGAGAATATATTTTAACTATACAACAGATAGTAATGATTGGCGATATGTAGTCTTTTACGATATGCGTGGAACAAAGAAATTTTCAGGTAATCCAAATAACGGCATAGTAAATATTGCAAATGATCCAAGCAAGCCAGGTGGTAAGCTTATAGATAAATTTCAAAAACAATCTATACCAGAAAAAGCAAGAAATAAAAATTTAAATCTAACAAAAAGATACAGTATAGGCGGTAAATATGGTGTAATAATGTCAAAGGAATGCAGTGGAAACACAATAGCTTTTGATAATATAGGGCGACCATATTCTGCTTTGCAAAATTCAAAAGGACCATACGATAAACTTTTGAAAAAGGAATGTATTGTGGCTCTAAAAGATAGTACTGGACATCAAGCCAAGATACATATCGAGCCCGAAACCGGTTTTGCTTACATCACTTATAATTAG
- a CDS encoding glycosyltransferase family protein, with protein MINSIRESALRHRILTMTFICVIELAFLLYCVSQLSISYYEAFIFFERNSAIGYVVRASCAIFGQNDFALRAPMIIFHVLSVILLYKISKFYLKLEFDRVVAVVLFILLPGTLASAIVVNNAGLCIMLTLLVLYLFHTDRKILFYPLFCAIFFVDGDFLMLYLAFFIYAMYRKNAPLAWMSALLFLLSLYVFGFDTSGRPSGHFIDTFGVFAAVFSPFVFVFFVYTLYRIWIKEKKELLWFICISSFCFCMVVSIRQRIELEEFLPFCIIATPLMVRMFFSSYRVRLPQFRKKYKIFTGLVVVFLGINWLCLVFNPIFYIFLNEPTRHFAYKFHVAKELATEIKAAGYQDINVENQRLGLRLKFYGVNVNSKSRNLLVSSDKNTEFKIEKFGKEIAKFEVKGS; from the coding sequence TTGATAAATAGCATAAGAGAGTCGGCTCTACGTCATAGAATTTTGACCATGACTTTTATATGCGTGATCGAGCTTGCTTTTTTGCTATATTGCGTATCGCAGCTTAGCATAAGCTACTACGAAGCATTCATTTTTTTTGAGAGAAACAGTGCGATCGGCTACGTAGTGCGCGCTAGTTGCGCGATCTTTGGACAAAACGACTTTGCCTTGCGCGCTCCGATGATTATTTTTCACGTTTTAAGCGTGATCTTACTTTATAAGATCAGCAAATTTTATCTAAAGTTAGAATTTGACCGTGTCGTTGCGGTCGTGCTTTTTATACTTTTGCCCGGCACATTAGCCAGCGCAATAGTCGTAAATAATGCCGGCCTTTGCATAATGCTGACGCTTTTAGTCCTTTATCTTTTTCATACGGATCGTAAAATTTTATTTTATCCGCTGTTTTGTGCTATTTTTTTTGTTGACGGCGATTTTTTGATGCTTTATTTGGCATTTTTTATCTACGCGATGTATCGTAAAAACGCTCCTTTGGCATGGATGAGCGCGCTTTTGTTTTTGCTTTCTTTATACGTTTTTGGCTTTGATACTAGTGGCCGTCCAAGCGGGCATTTCATCGATACTTTCGGTGTATTTGCCGCTGTGTTTTCTCCTTTTGTCTTTGTATTTTTCGTTTATACGCTTTATAGGATTTGGATCAAGGAGAAAAAGGAGCTTTTATGGTTTATTTGTATAAGCTCGTTTTGTTTTTGCATGGTGGTATCGATCCGTCAGCGTATCGAGCTGGAGGAATTCCTGCCGTTTTGCATCATTGCCACGCCGCTTATGGTGCGTATGTTTTTTAGCTCGTATCGCGTGCGTTTGCCGCAGTTTAGGAAAAAATATAAAATTTTTACCGGGCTCGTCGTCGTATTTTTGGGTATAAACTGGCTTTGCTTGGTGTTCAATCCGATATTTTATATTTTCTTAAATGAGCCGACAAGACACTTTGCTTATAAATTTCATGTGGCAAAAGAGCTTGCCACAGAGATAAAAGCGGCCGGGTATCAGGATATAAACGTGGAAAATCAAAGGCTTGGGCTCAGGCTTAAATTTTATGGCGTCAATGTAAACTCAAAAAGCCGAAATTTACTTGTCAGCTCAGATAAAAACACCGAATTTAAAATAGAAAAATTTGGTAAAGAGATCGCGAAATTTGAGGTTAAAGGATCATGA
- a CDS encoding phosphoribosyltransferase — protein sequence MIFYSYDEFAVDVKKMAAEIKSEFSPDVILAIARGGLTLGHSLAVALDNRNLFTLNSIHYENTNKLDTIDIFNVPDLSKYTKILLVDDIIDSGESMVEIKRELLKSYPNLVIKIATVFYKQKALLLPDYKVKEAHDWVEFFWDIHI from the coding sequence GTGATATTTTATTCTTACGATGAATTTGCCGTAGATGTTAAAAAAATGGCTGCCGAGATAAAGAGCGAATTCAGTCCTGACGTGATATTGGCTATCGCGCGTGGAGGGCTTACTTTAGGCCACTCTTTGGCGGTCGCACTAGATAACCGAAACCTTTTTACGCTAAATTCCATCCATTATGAAAATACCAATAAACTCGATACTATCGATATATTCAATGTCCCGGACCTTAGTAAATACACTAAAATTTTGCTCGTCGATGACATCATAGATAGTGGCGAGAGCATGGTCGAGATAAAGCGCGAACTGCTTAAAAGCTATCCAAATTTAGTGATCAAGATAGCGACCGTTTTTTACAAGCAAAAGGCACTTTTGCTGCCTGATTACAAGGTCAAAGAGGCACACGACTGGGTCGAGTTTTTTTGGGATATACATATTTAA
- a CDS encoding NCS2 family permease, which produces MDIFSLAQNKTSVKQEFGAGLTTFLAMIYIVPTNAFIMSETGMPMEALITATALITIFSTVLNGLWANTPVAMSVGMGLNAYFTYGLCLGMKVPWQTALGIVFLSGILFIALSFTNFRIWVIRSIPVDLRRAISAGIGTFIAFVGLQKMGIVVNNDAVLVGLGNLKDMNVLLGIIGLILVISFWAWKIKGAFILSVLATSLIAWIFGISPYPKEFISLPASISPIFLELDIKSVFYDAMGNFSLALLPIVVVFFVTDLFDSIGTLSAVGMRAGIFSESKKDGIVKLEKTLEADAVATAAGALVGVSTTTSFVESASGVEEGGRTGLTAVVCGLFFILTLFMLPLFKAIPANAIYPILVMVGILMFAELGEINFKDSATAVATFFMVVLIPLTYSITNGLAFGFMGYLIVKILKREFSDLSIGIVVLALISFVVFLVH; this is translated from the coding sequence GTGGATATTTTTTCTTTAGCGCAGAACAAAACCAGCGTGAAGCAAGAATTTGGCGCCGGACTTACGACGTTTTTGGCGATGATTTATATCGTGCCTACGAACGCTTTCATAATGAGCGAAACCGGCATGCCTATGGAGGCCTTGATCACCGCAACGGCCTTGATCACGATATTTTCGACCGTTTTAAATGGGCTTTGGGCGAATACTCCGGTCGCGATGAGCGTGGGGATGGGGCTAAACGCTTATTTTACATACGGGCTGTGTTTAGGCATGAAAGTACCGTGGCAAACGGCGCTTGGCATCGTTTTTTTGAGCGGAATTTTATTCATAGCGCTATCTTTTACAAATTTTAGGATTTGGGTCATCAGATCTATCCCTGTCGATCTGCGCCGCGCTATTAGCGCAGGTATCGGCACCTTTATAGCCTTCGTCGGACTACAAAAAATGGGCATAGTCGTAAACAACGACGCGGTTTTGGTCGGACTTGGAAATTTAAAAGATATGAACGTTTTGCTCGGTATCATCGGGCTTATCTTGGTCATTTCGTTTTGGGCGTGGAAGATAAAAGGCGCATTCATATTGTCCGTTTTGGCGACCTCGTTGATCGCTTGGATATTTGGAATTTCGCCTTATCCGAAGGAATTTATCTCACTGCCCGCATCTATCTCGCCTATTTTTTTAGAGCTTGATATAAAGAGCGTATTTTACGATGCGATGGGAAATTTCAGCCTAGCGCTCCTGCCTATCGTGGTCGTGTTTTTTGTGACCGATCTGTTCGACTCGATAGGCACTCTATCAGCCGTGGGCATGAGAGCGGGGATCTTTAGCGAAAGTAAAAAAGACGGCATCGTGAAGCTAGAAAAGACCCTGGAGGCGGACGCCGTAGCGACTGCAGCCGGAGCGCTCGTGGGCGTTAGCACGACTACTTCGTTCGTCGAGAGCGCCAGCGGCGTGGAGGAGGGTGGACGGACCGGTCTTACCGCGGTAGTTTGCGGCTTGTTTTTCATCCTCACGCTTTTCATGCTGCCGCTGTTTAAAGCTATACCCGCAAACGCCATATATCCGATACTCGTGATGGTCGGCATTTTGATGTTTGCCGAGCTTGGCGAGATAAATTTCAAAGACAGCGCCACTGCGGTCGCGACATTTTTCATGGTCGTGCTGATACCGCTTACATACTCGATCACAAACGGGCTCGCGTTTGGTTTTATGGGGTATTTGATAGTTAAAATTTTAAAACGTGAATTTAGCGATCTGAGCATTGGCATAGTCGTGCTGGCGCTCATCAGCTTTGTCGTATTTTTAGTGCATTAA
- the mqnE gene encoding aminofutalosine synthase MqnE, whose amino-acid sequence MKILDKLQSGERLSKDEAFLLYDLPLFDLAKFANIKRQNLHGKKVFFNVNRHINPTNICADVCKFCAFSAHRKNPNPYLMSHDEIMKIVQNAVENGAKEIHIVSAHNAKSGWQWYLEIFKKIKEAYPNLHVKAMTAAEVDFLARHYGLSYEEVIEKMLEYGVDSMPGGGAEIFDEGVRAKICKGKVSSENWLKIHKMWHDKGKESNATMLFGHIESRENRIDHMLRIRDVQDETGGFNAFIPLVYQRENNYLKDVKFLGSVEILKTMAISRLVLDNVPHIKAYWATSTLNLAMIAQEFGADDLDGTIQKESIQSAAGAASANGTSMKTFCDIIKSSGFIPVERDSLYNEIKIY is encoded by the coding sequence ATGAAAATACTCGATAAACTGCAAAGCGGCGAACGTTTGAGCAAAGACGAAGCCTTTTTGCTTTATGACCTGCCGCTTTTCGACCTGGCGAAATTCGCCAACATCAAACGTCAAAATTTACACGGCAAGAAGGTCTTTTTCAACGTAAATCGCCATATAAATCCGACAAATATCTGCGCTGACGTCTGTAAATTTTGCGCATTTTCGGCGCATCGTAAAAATCCAAATCCATATCTGATGAGCCACGACGAGATAATGAAAATCGTGCAAAATGCCGTAGAAAACGGAGCTAAAGAGATACACATCGTCTCGGCCCACAACGCCAAAAGCGGCTGGCAGTGGTATCTTGAAATTTTTAAAAAGATCAAAGAGGCCTATCCAAATTTACATGTCAAGGCGATGACTGCAGCCGAGGTCGATTTTTTGGCGCGTCATTACGGGCTTAGCTACGAGGAAGTGATCGAAAAGATGCTAGAATACGGCGTAGATAGCATGCCAGGCGGCGGGGCTGAAATTTTTGACGAGGGCGTGCGGGCTAAAATTTGCAAAGGCAAGGTCAGTAGCGAAAACTGGCTAAAGATACACAAAATGTGGCATGACAAAGGCAAAGAAAGCAACGCCACGATGCTTTTTGGACATATCGAAAGCCGCGAAAACAGGATCGATCACATGCTGAGGATCCGTGACGTTCAGGACGAGACCGGCGGGTTTAACGCGTTCATCCCGCTTGTCTATCAGCGCGAGAACAACTATCTAAAAGACGTGAAATTCTTGGGCTCGGTCGAAATTTTAAAGACCATGGCCATATCTCGACTCGTGCTTGATAATGTGCCTCATATAAAGGCGTATTGGGCGACTTCGACTCTGAATTTAGCCATGATAGCGCAGGAATTTGGTGCTGACGATCTAGATGGCACTATACAAAAAGAGAGCATCCAAAGTGCTGCCGGTGCGGCAAGCGCGAACGGAACCAGCATGAAGACGTTTTGCGATATCATAAAAAGCTCGGGATTTATCCCGGTCGAGCGCGATAGTTTGTATAACGAGATCAAAATTTATTGA
- a CDS encoding HD domain-containing protein encodes MLGLYEKKALFLQKFSIIEVHKFKVGFILMQTSQEFKTSQNIVKINENFKDFRQNLAKYFQKNQGRNFANFLVKENDDFIKSYLNEAMREFFGDFMPQTDAFSISVLATSKYAQSIISASSQLEILIVYKNVKGYNIKFFVKTLTEILNASPIYLQIKSVEIDEFFAHYKDDVRAKSEISQVRYICGSKSLYRLTKSEIAKLKEHNKLEFLSYHIKAFLPFENIKYLHQEPDLKTGFGGSDEVWHLHCILNCLDSDVSVRSQALKFMDEKEIAAFNLNVDFLMSLKSALNLTQNSDKFSASSVETITNFMQTKSKKTQDNESIISQKMLSNMNNVAIYSRFLTACLCRPLFKSELNFTQKRLARRQNDFYEIDGVIYTPVHKKPVNIDILIKQLLSLEDINYKFDISTVFYIKRAKIGKNELERAIVEFKKIFTRNNAYCILKALLDAQMIQILVKPMEHISQLAQYDGYHDFTVDEHSILSVRYLENIKDKFIRNLYQELCAEGKMMLKIVTLMHDVGKGLSGDHSVVGSNIFRAYANRLGLSAKSVNVGVLLVKYHTLMSNVSNREDIYSQRVIFAFISKLGDKQVLKLLYILSYCVINATSEKLYNAYNAKLLRELYEISLESFDDENLLDEATRRVKKEHSIKRNQAYEALEPSLKDKIFDITSNLVFAKYSANEIINLSKMANACENLDIFVQNQQNLSLQIISNEPINLAALLADLAGLDLAYMEIFELFDKKIYIRLDFNKNIKTSELKNIERLARNALKSSQNPKPLKPNINKDEINFDINHSKDYARLGINAKDQRGLMAYVMSVMNETNFRIASARIQTIKNRTRNLFLIEKNDRLCRNGEKILNLLISE; translated from the coding sequence ATGCTTGGATTATATGAAAAAAAAGCTTTGTTTTTGCAAAAATTTAGTATCATCGAGGTTCATAAATTTAAAGTTGGATTTATTTTGATGCAAACGAGCCAAGAATTTAAAACTAGCCAAAATATCGTGAAAATAAACGAAAATTTCAAGGACTTCAGGCAAAATCTCGCAAAATATTTTCAAAAAAATCAAGGCAGGAATTTTGCAAATTTCTTAGTCAAAGAGAACGACGACTTCATAAAAAGCTACCTAAATGAGGCTATGAGGGAATTTTTCGGCGACTTCATGCCTCAAACAGACGCTTTTAGCATAAGCGTCTTAGCCACGAGCAAATACGCTCAAAGCATCATTTCAGCCAGCTCACAGCTTGAAATTTTGATCGTTTATAAAAACGTCAAAGGCTACAACATAAAATTTTTCGTCAAAACTCTCACTGAAATTTTAAACGCTTCACCGATCTACTTGCAAATAAAAAGCGTCGAGATAGACGAATTTTTCGCACATTATAAAGATGACGTGAGGGCCAAGAGCGAAATTTCGCAGGTGCGCTACATCTGCGGCTCAAAAAGCCTCTATCGTCTGACCAAAAGCGAGATCGCAAAGCTGAAAGAACACAACAAACTTGAGTTTTTGAGCTATCACATAAAGGCGTTTTTGCCGTTTGAAAACATAAAATACCTGCATCAAGAGCCGGATCTAAAAACCGGCTTTGGCGGTAGCGACGAGGTCTGGCACCTACACTGCATACTAAACTGCCTTGACAGCGACGTTTCGGTCAGATCGCAGGCGCTAAAATTTATGGACGAAAAGGAGATCGCCGCTTTCAACCTCAATGTGGATTTTTTGATGAGCCTAAAATCAGCGCTGAATTTAACACAAAATTCCGATAAATTCAGTGCCTCCAGCGTAGAGACGATCACAAATTTCATGCAGACCAAGTCCAAAAAAACACAGGATAACGAGAGCATAATCAGCCAAAAAATGCTAAGCAACATGAATAACGTCGCCATCTATTCGCGGTTTCTAACCGCCTGCCTTTGCAGACCGTTGTTTAAAAGCGAGCTGAATTTCACGCAAAAACGGCTAGCGCGCCGCCAAAATGACTTTTACGAGATAGACGGTGTGATCTACACGCCGGTACATAAAAAGCCCGTAAACATCGACATCCTCATAAAGCAGCTACTCTCGTTAGAGGATATCAATTATAAATTTGACATAAGTACCGTCTTTTACATAAAACGGGCGAAAATAGGCAAAAACGAGCTTGAAAGAGCGATCGTCGAGTTTAAAAAGATATTTACCAGAAACAACGCCTACTGCATACTAAAGGCCCTACTAGACGCGCAGATGATACAAATTTTAGTAAAACCGATGGAGCACATCTCTCAGCTGGCCCAATACGACGGATATCACGATTTCACCGTCGATGAGCACAGCATCTTGAGCGTACGCTACCTGGAAAACATAAAAGATAAATTCATAAGAAATTTATATCAAGAGCTATGCGCCGAGGGCAAGATGATGCTAAAGATCGTAACGCTCATGCACGACGTGGGCAAGGGCCTAAGCGGCGATCACAGCGTCGTTGGCTCAAATATATTCAGAGCATACGCAAATAGGCTTGGCCTTAGCGCAAAGTCCGTGAATGTCGGCGTCCTGCTCGTAAAATACCATACTCTCATGAGCAACGTCTCAAACAGAGAGGACATCTACTCTCAGCGCGTGATATTCGCCTTCATCTCAAAGCTTGGCGATAAGCAGGTCTTAAAGCTACTCTATATCCTTAGCTACTGCGTGATAAACGCCACTAGCGAGAAGCTCTATAACGCCTATAATGCAAAACTATTACGTGAGCTTTATGAAATTTCGCTTGAAAGCTTTGATGATGAAAATTTACTCGATGAAGCCACCAGACGCGTCAAAAAGGAGCATTCAATCAAGCGCAACCAAGCCTACGAAGCGCTCGAGCCAAGCCTTAAGGACAAAATTTTTGACATCACTTCAAATTTAGTCTTTGCAAAATACAGCGCAAACGAGATCATAAATCTAAGCAAAATGGCAAATGCGTGCGAAAATTTAGATATTTTCGTGCAAAACCAGCAAAATTTAAGCCTACAGATCATCTCTAACGAGCCTATAAATTTAGCCGCATTGCTTGCCGATCTAGCCGGTCTTGACCTTGCGTATATGGAGATCTTCGAGCTTTTTGATAAGAAAATTTACATCAGGCTGGACTTTAACAAAAACATCAAGACCTCAGAGCTAAAAAACATCGAGCGACTCGCACGAAATGCGTTAAAAAGCAGTCAAAACCCAAAACCGCTCAAACCAAATATTAACAAAGATGAGATAAACTTCGACATCAATCACTCGAAAGACTATGCCAGACTTGGCATAAACGCAAAAGATCAGCGCGGGCTGATGGCCTATGTCATGAGCGTCATGAACGAGACGAATTTTCGTATCGCGAGTGCTAGGATACAGACCATCAAAAATCGCACGCGCAATCTTTTTTTGATCGAAAAAAACGATAGGCTGTGCCGTAACGGCGAGAAAATTTTAAATTTATTGATAAGCGAGTAA
- the glmS gene encoding glutamine--fructose-6-phosphate transaminase (isomerizing), translated as MCGIVGYIGDKEKKSVILNGLKELEYRGYDSAGMAVMSGDKIDYFKAVGKLENLADKVKDFTSEGFGVAIGHTRWATHGKPTEINAHPHLGEHSFVVHNGIIENYKELKEELEAKGVKFISQTDTEVIVHLFEETLKEKKDAFKAYEATIARLRGAYATLLITKTEPDKIFFAKDAAPMAIGKSDAKEVYFASSDAPLIGVAKEVCYLDDKSYGFVSLEEIAVFKAHKRLNVSFSALPKDKSYAQKEGYTFFMEKEIYEQSAVVSETLMGRVKNHKISLENLDDEYLKSLDDIVLCACGTSYHAALTASYLFERLADVRARVEVASEFRYRKPKLLKNSLFIVISQSGETADTLEALKIAKENGLKTLAICNVDNSSIVRIADITLLTRAGIEKGVASTKAFATQVALLWMLVLQVAQAKGSLSAKELDKEIKTLLHIPQILNIDTSLQEKLHRLSKHYMHGHGFFFIGRDIFYPLALEGALKLKEISYLHAEGYPSGEMKHGPIALADEKLFTIALMPKTLLYEKTKSNTLELAARDAYIVAISPEEFELSDDFIKTSEQDHPMSEFFEMMIILQILALEIAVRLGNNVDMPRNLAKSVTVE; from the coding sequence ATGTGCGGAATAGTAGGATACATCGGAGATAAAGAGAAAAAAAGCGTTATTTTAAACGGACTAAAAGAGCTCGAATACCGCGGATACGACAGCGCGGGTATGGCCGTGATGAGCGGCGACAAGATAGATTATTTCAAGGCCGTTGGCAAACTTGAAAATTTAGCCGACAAGGTCAAAGACTTCACCTCGGAGGGCTTTGGCGTGGCGATAGGCCATACGCGCTGGGCGACGCACGGCAAACCGACCGAGATAAACGCTCACCCGCACCTTGGCGAGCACTCCTTTGTCGTGCACAACGGCATCATCGAAAACTATAAGGAGCTAAAAGAGGAGCTCGAGGCCAAAGGCGTAAAATTTATAAGCCAGACCGACACCGAGGTCATAGTCCATCTTTTCGAAGAGACGCTAAAAGAGAAAAAGGACGCATTCAAGGCCTACGAGGCGACCATCGCCAGGCTAAGGGGCGCATACGCGACGCTTCTCATCACCAAAACCGAGCCTGATAAAATTTTCTTTGCAAAAGACGCTGCACCTATGGCGATAGGCAAAAGTGACGCAAAGGAGGTATATTTCGCCTCTTCAGACGCTCCGCTAATCGGCGTCGCAAAGGAGGTATGCTATCTCGACGACAAGAGCTACGGCTTTGTAAGCCTTGAAGAGATCGCCGTATTTAAGGCGCACAAAAGGCTGAACGTGAGCTTTAGCGCCCTACCAAAGGACAAGAGCTACGCGCAAAAAGAGGGCTATACCTTTTTCATGGAAAAGGAAATTTACGAGCAAAGCGCGGTCGTTTCGGAGACTCTCATGGGACGTGTGAAAAATCATAAAATTTCGCTCGAAAATTTAGACGACGAATACCTAAAAAGTCTCGATGACATCGTACTTTGTGCATGCGGGACAAGCTATCATGCCGCACTTACGGCGAGCTATCTTTTCGAGCGCTTGGCTGACGTTAGAGCCAGGGTCGAGGTAGCGAGCGAATTTCGCTACCGCAAGCCAAAACTGCTTAAAAATTCGCTATTTATCGTCATCAGCCAAAGCGGCGAGACCGCAGACACGCTAGAAGCGCTTAAGATCGCTAAAGAAAACGGGTTAAAAACGCTAGCCATCTGCAACGTCGACAACTCCTCGATCGTTCGTATCGCGGACATCACGCTTTTAACTCGCGCAGGCATCGAAAAGGGCGTAGCCAGCACAAAGGCCTTTGCTACGCAAGTGGCGCTACTTTGGATGCTGGTGCTTCAAGTGGCCCAAGCCAAGGGCTCGCTAAGCGCAAAAGAGCTTGATAAAGAGATAAAGACGCTGCTTCACATACCTCAAATTTTAAACATCGATACGAGCCTGCAAGAAAAGCTACACCGCCTAAGTAAGCACTATATGCACGGGCACGGCTTTTTCTTTATCGGGCGTGACATCTTCTATCCGCTCGCGCTAGAAGGAGCGCTAAAGCTCAAGGAAATTTCATATCTACACGCCGAGGGCTATCCGTCGGGCGAGATGAAGCACGGACCTATCGCGCTTGCGGACGAGAAGCTCTTTACGATAGCGCTCATGCCAAAGACGCTTTTATACGAAAAGACAAAGAGCAACACTTTAGAGCTCGCGGCAAGAGACGCTTATATCGTGGCGATAAGCCCCGAGGAGTTCGAGCTTAGCGATGATTTTATAAAAACCAGCGAGCAAGATCACCCGATGAGTGAATTTTTCGAGATGATGATAATACTGCAAATTTTGGCGCTCGAGATCGCAGTGAGGCTTGGCAACAACGTCGATATGCCGCGAAATTTAGCAAAATCAGTAACCGTCGAATAA
- a CDS encoding DUF4272 domain-containing protein, with translation MGIFNAFKKGGEKTPESRKAQNIEKLKKLDIPYIDWLPMLDGKNEVRKRSIEEISRRAVACLIAILAALEQNNGNYENEREFLLSKLEAFGVTNDLTPKEKSVIDAQANKQEIINMVWRYESYWVLVWALGFVDELNFPDTIVDGPTAIGIVAKFSNLDEFIAAAKLRDIDEILDEADLIYRYHWACVNARINNLPMPKKLDEGVVMERRAGLWWIVDMDKENDWDNVAMDT, from the coding sequence ATGGGAATTTTTAACGCATTCAAAAAAGGTGGCGAGAAAACACCGGAGTCCAGAAAAGCCCAAAATATCGAGAAGCTAAAAAAGCTAGACATCCCATACATCGACTGGCTACCTATGCTTGACGGTAAAAACGAGGTCAGAAAAAGAAGCATAGAGGAGATATCTAGACGCGCCGTAGCCTGCCTGATAGCGATATTAGCGGCCCTAGAGCAAAACAACGGCAACTATGAAAACGAGCGTGAATTCCTACTTAGCAAGCTGGAGGCTTTTGGCGTCACAAACGATCTCACACCAAAAGAAAAGAGCGTCATAGACGCGCAGGCCAACAAGCAAGAGATCATAAACATGGTTTGGAGATACGAGTCTTACTGGGTGCTCGTTTGGGCTTTAGGCTTTGTGGACGAGCTAAATTTCCCGGACACCATAGTAGACGGTCCGACAGCCATAGGCATCGTGGCTAAATTTTCAAATTTAGACGAATTCATAGCGGCTGCAAAGCTAAGAGACATTGACGAAATTTTAGACGAAGCCGACCTCATCTACCGCTATCACTGGGCCTGCGTCAATGCACGCATAAACAATCTACCGATGCCAAAGAAACTTGACGAGGGCGTCGTGATGGAGCGTCGCGCAGGACTGTGGTGGATCGTAGATATGGACAAGGAAAACGACTGGGACAACGTCGCTATGGATACATAA
- a CDS encoding type 1 glutamine amidotransferase family protein, producing MKIGIVLYDKVNLLNFAQISDFVRGLDGARVKTYALKPEIVDEVGLRLHPEIYAESLYGLEAIIVPDGIGALSLRYDEIFLSWIKGALGAKFKIGLDLGVLILGGAGFLKGREAAIRGGYKNALSEYCEFIDAKMCDSDGVISICELNSEVRNALSEILK from the coding sequence ATGAAGATAGGTATCGTGTTATACGACAAGGTAAATTTGCTAAATTTCGCTCAGATCAGCGACTTTGTGCGCGGACTTGATGGTGCGAGGGTGAAGACCTACGCTCTAAAGCCTGAGATCGTCGATGAGGTCGGGCTTAGGCTACATCCTGAAATTTACGCCGAGAGCCTATACGGACTTGAGGCTATCATCGTGCCAGACGGCATAGGTGCTTTAAGTCTTAGATACGATGAGATATTTTTAAGCTGGATCAAAGGCGCTTTAGGAGCGAAATTTAAGATCGGGCTTGACCTTGGAGTGCTGATACTTGGGGGAGCCGGGTTTCTAAAAGGACGCGAGGCAGCCATAAGGGGTGGCTATAAAAATGCGCTGAGCGAATACTGCGAATTCATCGATGCAAAAATGTGCGACAGTGACGGTGTGATCAGCATTTGCGAGCTAAACAGCGAGGTCAGGAACGCTCTTTCTGAAATTCTAAAGTAA